A single window of Malus sylvestris chromosome 5, drMalSylv7.2, whole genome shotgun sequence DNA harbors:
- the LOC126622542 gene encoding uncharacterized protein LOC126622542, translating into MASAVDPISWQVTIFSFSYPLRSLYCLIIRIVSFCSSSRNKVADPQAIKLMDFVFISDNLVHAKVIESTMEPVIFQKVVAFVFIHLPKLCLHGPSLFSAVRDYMGLGCFCFHPTTKTLPTLSYTVHLCSPLSVTVRVLCEKAKEILMEESNVQPVKSHVTICGDIHGQFHDLAELFRIGGKCPDTNYLFMGDYVDRGYYSVETVTGFDQWQAQKALLSASGDLCFPMGFLLVF; encoded by the exons ATGGCGAGCGCAGTGGACCCAATTTCATGGCAG gTAACCATCTTCAGTTTTTCG TACCCACTCAGAAGTTTGTACTGCCTCATCATTAGAATTGTTTCCTTTTGCTCTTCTTCTCGAAACAAGGTTGCAGATCCACAGGCCATCAAG TTAATGgactttgtttttatttcagaTAATTTGGTTCATGCTAAAGTTATTGAAAGTACGATGGAACCAGTGATCTTTCAAAAAG TGGTTGCTTTTGTTTTCATCCATCTACCAAAACTTTGCCTACACGGTCCATCTCTGTTCTCCGCCGTCCGTGACT ATATGGGACT TGGTTGCTTTTGTTTTCACCCAACTACGAAAACTTTGCCTACACTGTCCTACACTGTCCATCTCTGTTCTCCGCTGTCCGTCACT GTAAGGGTGCTCTGCGAGAAGGCCAAGGAAATATTAATGGAAGAAAGCAATGTCCAG CCTGTAAAAAGCCATGTAACTATCTGTGGTGATATTCATGGACAATTCCATGATCTGGCGGAGCTTTTCCGCATTGGAGGAAAG TGCCCAGATACAAACTATTTGTTTATGGGAGATTATGTGGACCGTGGCTATTATTCAGTTGAAACAGTGACT ggttttgatcAATGGCAAGCCCAAAAGGCCTTACTATCTGCCTCTGGAG ATTTGTGCTTCCCCATGGGGTTTCTCTTGGTGTTTTAG
- the LOC126621019 gene encoding probable pectinesterase 48 codes for MFRKQAVTHLGRAWRGRPHMVYAYTNMTKVVSPAGWSDDNHPECNNNVACEEYKRMGPGSRTYNERNLSKELTNKQVKFFISLGYIQEEEELRLKYLQFVQEDAHAAVCFTNLYC; via the exons ATGTTTCGCAAACAG GCAGTGACACATTTGGGCAGGGCTTGGAGAGGCAGACCCCATATGGTGTATGCCTACACCAACATGACCAAGGTGGTTAGCCCTGCCGGCTGGAGCGACGATAACCACCCTGAATGTAACAA CAATGTGGCATGTGAAGAGTACAAGCGCATGGGTCCAGGTTCAAGAACATATAATGAGAGAAATTTGAGCAAAGAACTGACTAACAAACAAGTCAAGTTTTTCATTAGCCTTGGATATATTCAGG AGGAGGAGGAACTGAGGCTAAAGTACCTCCAATTTGTTCAAGAGGACGCTCATGCCGCAGTTTGCTTCACAAACCTTTACTGTTAG